One window from the genome of Malus domestica chromosome 01, GDT2T_hap1 encodes:
- the LOC103448202 gene encoding ATP-dependent 6-phosphofructokinase 5, chloroplastic, translated as MATLSHAIAPPGLGLHRRASHGFSPPSLRLLTTSSGVTKNSSRVFNQSKSHSRQQIDFSDPDWKSKFQKDFEKRFNIPHITDVFPDAVPIPSTFCLQMRTPVIEDFAGGYPSDEEWHGYINNNDRVLLKTIYYSSHTSAGAECIDPNCTWVEQWVHRAGPREKIYFKPEEVKAAIVTCGGLCPGLNDVIRQIVITLEIYGVKQIVGIPYGYRGFSNNELAEMPLSRKVVQNVHLSGGSLLGVSRGGPSVSDIVDSLEERGINMVFVLGGNGTHAGADAIHNECRKRQLRVAVVGVPKTIDNDILLMDKTFGFDTAVEEAQRAINSAYIEAHSAYHGVGIVKLMGRSSGFIAMHASLASGQIDICLIPEVPFQIHGPHGILHHLKYLIQTKGSAVVCVAEGAGQNLIEKTNATDASGNMVYGDIGVHIQQETKKYFKEAGVPVDVKYIDPTYMIRACRANASDGILCAVLGQNAVHGAFAGYSGITVGTCNTHYVYLPIPEVISHPRLVDPNSRMWHRCLTSTGQPDFI; from the exons ATGGCCACTCTCTCCCACGCGATCGCCCCGCCGGGACTCGGCCTCCACCGCCGCGCTTCTCACGGATTCTCTCCGCCGTCTCTGAGACTACTGACTACTTCCAGTGGAGTCACCAAGAACAGCAGCCGCGTCTTCAATCAGAGCAAGAGCCATAGCCGGCAGCAGATCGATTTCAGTGATCCCGACTGGAAATCCAAGTTCCAGAAGGATTTCGAGAAGCGGTTTAACATCCCTCACATCACTGATGTCTTCCCTGACGCCGTTCCCATTCCTTCCACCTTCTGCTTACAAATGAG GACTCCGGTGATTGAAGACTTTGCAGGTGGGTACCCGTCGGACGAAGAGTGGCACGGCTACATAAATAACAATGACCGGGTACTCCTTAAG ACCATATACTACTCGTCGCATACGTCTGCTGGTGCTGAATGCATTGATCCTAATTGTACTTGGGTGGAGCAATG GGTTCATCGTGCTGGGCCTCgggaaaaaatatattttaaaccagaAGAAGTGAAAGCAGCAATTGTAACATGCGGAGGGCTCTGCCCTGGTCTTAATGACGTCATCAGACAG ATCGTCATTACACTTGAAATATACGGTGTCAAACAGATTGTGGGGATTCCTTATGGTTACCGCGGGTTTTCTAACAATGAATTAGCTGAAATGCCA CTATCTAGGAAAGTGGTTCAAAATGTTCATCTTTCTGGTGGAAGCTTGTTAGGAGTTTCACGTGGAGGTCCCAGTGTTAGTGACATTGTGGACAGTTTGGAG GAAAGAGGGATCAACatggtttttgttttgggtGGAAACGGCACACATGCTGGAGCCGATGCAATACACAATGAG TGCCGTAAAAGACAGTTAAGAGTGGCTGTAGTTGGTGTGCCGAAAACCATAGACAATGATATTTTGCTGATGGACAAAACTTTTGGTTTCGATACAGCTGTTGAAGAAGCTCAACGGGCAATAAATTCAGCATACATTGAG GCACATAGTGCTTACCATGGCGTTGGCATTGTTAAATTGATGGGTCGTAGCAGTGGATTCATAGCAATGCATGCATCCCTGGCTAGTGGACAAATTGACATATGTTTGATACCTGAG GTACCTTTTCAAATACATGGCCCTCATGGTATTTTGCACCATCTAAAATACCTAATTCAAACAAAGGGATCAGCTGTGGTCTGCGTAGCAGAGGGAGCAGGGCAG AATTTAATAGAGAAAACCAATGCTACTGATGCATCTGGAAATATGGTATATGGGGATATTGGCGTACATATTCAGCAAGAG ACaaaaaagtattttaaagaGGCTGGTGTTCCCGTTGACGTGAAGTATATAGACCCCACATACATGATCCGTGCGTGTCGTGCAAATGCATCAGACGGAATACTTTGCGCTGTATTAGGGCAAAATGCT GTTCACGGGGCGTTCGCTGGATACAGTGGAATCACAGTTGGCACTTGCAACACTCATTATGTATACCTTCCAATTCCTGAGGTCATATCTCATCCCAGGCTGGTGGATCCGAACAGCCGAATGTGGCATCGTTGCTTGACTTCCACAGGTCAGCCGGACTTTATCTAG